The segment GGGAGCATGCCCGCCGGCGTCTCGGCGATGCGCGGCAGCGGATTGCCCGCGCGCGGCAGGGGCGTGATCGTCTTCGTGACGACGGCGCCGAAGGTCTCGGGCGGAAGCAGCGGGTCGCACTCGAGCCCATAGCCGAAGCAACCCGAGGCCGCGAGCAGCGGATTGGCGAGCGTGAGGTCCCCCACGCGCGCGGCCAGCGAGACGGCCCGCGGCTCACTCATGGCCCGGCTCCAGCGCGCGCGCGGCGGCCGGCTCGGCGAGCGCGGCGACATCGAACACGGGCCCCTCGCGACAAATCGTCGCGTAGCGCCAGCCGGCGCCGTCCTTCACCGACACCACGCAGCCGCGGCAGACGCCGACGCCGCAGGCCATGCGCTCTTCCAGCGACAGCTCGAGCGCGTCGCCCGGACGCACGGCCGCACGCAGCGCGGCGAGCATCGGCGCCGGGCCGCAGGCCTTGATCGCGAGGGGCGCCGCGCCGCGCGTCTCGACGAGGCGCGCCACCG is part of the bacterium genome and harbors:
- a CDS encoding dihydroorotate dehydrogenase codes for the protein MSEPRAVSLAARVGDLTLANPLLAASGCFGYGLECDPLLPPETFGAVVTKTITPLPRAGNPLPRIAETPAGMLP